The Oreochromis niloticus isolate F11D_XX linkage group LG4, O_niloticus_UMD_NMBU, whole genome shotgun sequence DNA segment aaaacaaactccacaGGAAGTGGTGACGCTCAGTCTGTTGTGGAGATCATTTACATCATTAGGTTCAGTTAATGGATAGTAATTACATATGCTGGGCAGGAAGTCAAGAAGTGTAAAGGACAGCCGGAAGGTGACATGCAGTCTCATGCTGGTTGTTATGACACATTCAGAAACAGTCATACACAAATAGTGAAATTTTTGGATTCcagaactttttcttttttctttttttttctttttttttttgcatgttttatagtgttttGATAGTATATACTCAGAAAAGAAATGGTCATGTGACAATAACTGTTTGTCTGAGTCGGGAAACTCCACAGGGGCAGTGCTGAACTCATGGGATGTAAAATATAAGATGACCTGTCATGTCCCATTGTAACCTTGGTTTTTACAAAGAGCCTTTTTGTGCTGCTAACATTTTCACCACTCTCCCACCTTTCCTCTGCAGATAAGTCGCATTGAGTACATCCATTCCAAGAACTTCATCCATCGAGATGTAAAGCCTGACAACTTCCTGATGGGACTCGGCAAGAAAGGCAACTTGGTGTACATCATTGACTTTGGGCTGGCCAAGAAGTACCGTGATGCCCGCACACACCAGCACATTCCTTACCGGGAGAACAAGAACCTGACGGGCACAGCGCGCTACGCCTCCATCAACACACATCTTGGAATCGGTAAGACAGACTTGGAGGAGACACATAAGCCTAATTTGCCTGCATTTTAATGAAGGCTTGTGGTGTGTTGGATATCAAACAATGGTGTTAAATTTTGCAGAGTACTGCTGTTATTGAGTTATTTAGACATAATCTGAGGCATTTATCTTACAGCTCTCTATTGTGATTGATGTTTCTTACTGATATAGTAGAGAGGGCTTCCCttaagcagaaagaactatagTAAGGTGCCATATGTTAGTTCAAGTTCAGGGATTTTCTGATGCACCAGATCTTTCCTTGTAAAATAATCAGTCAAATGATTTAAACTGATATAGTCTCTCTGTAATGTTGTTCTTATGCTCGCTGTGGCCCCACAATGTTTGTGGTCGTGCACCTCTCGAGTTTTGTAACCTGGCATGTTGCACTGCAGCCGCCATAGTATGATCATGTTGATTTTTACTGCTATTAAAATGATACTGAAGTACAGAAGCTCAGAGATGCATAGATACACAGAAGGAGCTGTGCAACAGTTTGAAAACTTAAAACTTTGGAGAGTGTTCATTGCAAAGTTTTTCAACAAAGTCTTTGTTTGCAGTTTGACTTCTTCTCCTCTTATGCTATCCAGCTATGTGGCGCTATCGTCTGAGTGGCGATACCAATTGTTCAACAGCTTCCTGTACCTTAATGGCGGGCAAATAGAAATAACTGTGTGATCATGACCAATGGAGACGATATACCTTAAAACGGGGTTTATCCTTGTAAATATATTCATCTGCGTAGACTTGTTGGTCGGACAGAGGGGAGAGAGGTTCTCACCCATGTGAGACGTGCTGCCGTGCACCACTCCAAGATCCTAACTGTGTGCCGCTGAAAGCAGATGATGTATGCGACTACCGAATGTTGATTGGTTGACAAGTGGGCTGGAATATAGTGGGGTGCGACAGTGGAGTTGATCAGGAACGGGAAAActgcgcaaaaaaaaaaagtaaaaaatcttGAAGTATGAAAGCCACAGACAGTGTCTGCTGTCCCCACTTcagtgttttttgggggtttttttttgggggggggtcatctgtttcacttcagctcaTTCTATGCTCTTCTCCGTGGCCGGCTAACGAACCAACAACAACATGAGCAAGAGTGGCCtacagactgtttttttttttgtttgtttgtttgtttgtttgttttttgtgtacaCTGCCTCCATCTGACCACGGAGCTCACAGCAGGCAGGTGGGCTGGCCCCACAGTGAAGCTGAGAGCAAATGCACTCTCTCTGCTTGACCATAAAACCAGCTTTAAGGCTGTTATAAGGTTTACATTTCATTGAACTGGTGTGACTGTGTTAATGAAGATGTGATCTCAGTAGCCTTAGACTTGTGACTCAAAGAAATCACATCAGTTCCACAGCAGATGTAGAGATTTCATCTAAACATTGCTTTAAATGTGATTCTTTAGAGCCGCTCTATGGCACTCATCTCTTTTCAAACCCTCTAGCACTTACCTGGATTTGTGGAATACCTGGAATCTTACAAAATACTGTAATCTTTTCCCTTTCACCAAATTGTAACATGATTGAGTtaaagcacacaaaaaaattTATGGTGTTTGAAGTTCTTCCTTGTGCTTAATATTTCTTCTGTGTAGAAATTTACTGACTCTagctgtgttttctgtttagTGAAAAGTCCCTCTTATTCAGCCATTTAATTTTGGATGTGCCTCTTCTCTGCGGCATCGTTTTATCATCACTGTCTCTGATATATACAGGCTGTAAAGAAGGAAGAGTTGTCTGGGATTGTGGGGATGGGGGCGGGGGGTTAACGTTGCTTTGTAATTTCATTCTGATGCTCTTTAAACAAATTTACagggcacttttttttttcttttttttttttaatgattgttATGATGACTAACgatctttctccctctctcatgCGTTCTGTCTACAGAGCAGTCCAGACGTGATGACCTGGAGTCTCTTGGCTACGTCCTGATGTACTTCAACCTGGGGTCACTCCCGTGGCAGGGCCTCAAGGCTGccacaaagagacagaaataTGAACGAATCAGCGAGAAGAAAATGTCCACACCCATTGAAGTTCTTTGCAAAGGATACCCATGTAAGTGAGGCTCACAGGGCGCCTCAGTGTACTAGGGCAGCCACATACCTCTGAAATTATTTTAAGATGTTGTATTGTATTTTCTCAGTATGAAATTGAATGCTAACAATGATCTAATCACATAAAGTTTACAGCTACAGTGAACTTTCTGTTCTActctcattatttttatttacccTCTTACAGCTGAGTTCTCCACATACCTGAACTTTTGCCGCTCACTCCGTTTTGATGACAAACCAGACTACTCCTACCTTCGACAGCTCTTCAGGAATCTGTTCCACCGACAGGGCTTCTCTTACGATTACGTCTTTGACTGGAACATGCTCAAATTTGTAAGTTTATATCTACAGTTTCTAACTTGAGCTTTGATTTGTATTTTCACCACATTATATTACGGCTACCTGTCAGTAGTTAGGCCTGAATATGGCTTATCTCATCTAAAAGGGTGCCAGTCGGACAGCTGAGGATGGGGATAGGGAGAGGAGGACGGCGGATGAGAGGGATGAGCGGATCGGAGGAATCCCCAGGGGGTCTGCATCGCGAGGCCTCCCTCCAGGTCCAAATCCTGGAGCTCCCAACAGAGTCAGGAACGGCCCTGAGCAAGCCATTTCTAACCCTGCCTCTCGGGTCCAGCAGTCTGGTGAGTTTTCAGCTAACTGCTGCATTacaaggaaaaaagaagaaacagaataaGACAGACACcagagtatttttcttttttcttgaatATTTTTATCTAATCTCGgcgtttttattgtgttttaggTAACACGTCACCACGTGCAATTTCTCGTGCAGAGCGAGAGAGGAAGGTGAGCATGCGGCTCCACCGTGGTGCTCCTGCCAACGTATCATcctctgacctcacagcccGCCACGACCAATCGAGAATTTCTACGTCACAGGTGAGCAAAGGCCCCGGGGTTGATCAGGTAACCCACAAGGCTGGTGATGATAAtcatttgttttgcttgttttttaccTCTACATTTTTATTCTTGAGCCCTGCTAAAGTAGCTTTGTTTGATTCTTATAATGGGACATTTTGCAACATCTGTGTTCATCCACAGTCTGTAATTAGCCATTTTAGTTCCGCTCCGTTAAACATTTCTTCTTTTAGGCTTGCCTTAGCTCTGGCATCATAAACCTCTAAGAGTAGATAGCTGAGTGTTTAAAGCATTCTGAAGCTTGAGCTTTTGACccaggcctgattatttaaaattttagcCATGGTTGATATAAGCATCcgaattttatataaatatccaTATAAAATTAAGAAAAAGCATAATAATGCCACTTTGTACAGCATTGATTCGTCTAAACTGGAGCTGGCAAACTTTGACATTGAGAGAGCCATTTTAGCCCCTCTTACTtaacagcagaagaaaaaaaacggcATACAAGGGTGACAGAAGGTTAGACTTTGGGGGTAGGACAGGCAGATAGATGACTGATGTAACTGGGAGATGATAAATTAATACATAGTATGTAAGGCTGCAATGATTCGCCGGTATATATGTTTTTGTAACTGCAATACACTACAGGACGCTATGGTGTAGTATCGCCTATACTGTCTGCCAAGACTCAATACTAACGAAGAAGAACAGCAAGGACAGAacgagattttaaaaaatatgaaagcaTTTCACAGGAAGAGAAAGTAAAATGCAGACTGAGTTCATGTGCTTGAGGACATGTTTGTTCTTCAAAGattaattaacaaaaaaaaacaaaacaaaaaactacatAACTTGATGAAGTTGTGAAAAACATTCAGTGCACCTCTAAGACCATGGCTTGTATCTAAGCAATGCAGCAAACATCTCAGTATTGTTTGGTGTAATTAGCAAAGTTATCAGTGTTGTTGTTTGAACTGTATctaagtaagtgtgtgtgtgtgtgtgtgtgtgtgtgtgtgtgtgtgtgtgtgtgtgtgagtgagtgagtgagtgtgtgaaagagagatgTAATTGCTGACTCTTTATCTTGAATCTGTACTGTCCTCTGCAGGTCAGCGTGCCATTTGAGCACATGGGAAAATAGAATTTTCCAGCTCTGCATGCAAGTAAAACTGACAGGTGAGGTCTagcgttttttattttttttaaatcgcttgtttaatttaaatatttgctAATTATCTGTAAATTTCTTCTTTAATGACAATACATCTCTTGTTTCAGGGCTTCAAGGTATATTTGTTGCTACAGTTTATTTTCCTTCATTCTTACTTTGTTCTAAGAAAAGATGATTGCTAATGGATACATGGGTCTTTGGAAAAGGACAGTAACTCTTTCAGGATCCAGGAAAATACACGAAGGTAtccagcaattttttttttttttttttttttctgcttcttcctTCATTCTCCATGAACCCTCTTTACTGAACCCTGGATCATCACTACCACAATACAAATGACAAAGCTGCACCTTGACAGTTGCTCACACCTGCCCTCCTCTTCTTCAAAACATTCCCTCAGCAttctgaaaaatgtgaagaactGTTGGCATCAAAGGAGCAGAAGGGTATCCGGGACATGCATGTGTTTAATCAAAGGTTGATTATAAGctgacatttttttcccccaaaaaatgtgtttttcaatttagacacaacaaaaacatgttttgatttTCATAATAACATTGGAGTACTTTCCTGTTCTTAAAGGGGGCCTCTTATGCTCGTTTCCTGCTCCATATTTGAATTCTTGGAGCCTACTAATAgaagtagctttgcatgattgacaGTTTATAATAATCCATGTTTGTCTTACACTGGGTCTTGCAGCCTCTTTGTTCATCTCTTCCTGGAACGGCTTCCCCCTCTAAGTCAACTTTTCTGTTTCTCCCAAACATAACTTTATTAGGATATCCCCTCTCTATGACATCACAAAGAGCCAAGACTAGagagaaactgtctgaaattggacatttagagcagtctgaagccaAAACATTTAGCTCATGGATTACTTATACAGGGAAACTACATACAGACTATGGAAGAAAATAAAGCATAATAGGTCccctttactgtttgtttttaataacctcttaaatataaataaatggagACATGTAGGTCAGGTGATAGAAGGCAAAATGAAGAGTAACTTTGAAAAAGGAATAGTAAGTGATGTTTTTTAGCTGCTGTAATGTTTCTGGTGAAGTAGCATTTGGTGATTGCTTGTC contains these protein-coding regions:
- the LOC100694404 gene encoding casein kinase I; the encoded protein is MELRVGNKYRLGRKIGSGSFGDIYLGANIATGEEVAIKLECVKTKHPQLHIESKFYKMMQGGVGIPSIKWCGAEGDYNVMVMELLGPSLEDLFNFCSRKFSLKTVLLLADQMISRIEYIHSKNFIHRDVKPDNFLMGLGKKGNLVYIIDFGLAKKYRDARTHQHIPYRENKNLTGTARYASINTHLGIEQSRRDDLESLGYVLMYFNLGSLPWQGLKAATKRQKYERISEKKMSTPIEVLCKGYPSEFSTYLNFCRSLRFDDKPDYSYLRQLFRNLFHRQGFSYDYVFDWNMLKFGASRTAEDGDRERRTADERDERIGGIPRGSASRGLPPGPNPGAPNRVRNGPEQAISNPASRVQQSGNTSPRAISRAERERKVSMRLHRGAPANVSSSDLTARHDQSRISTSQVSVPFEHMGK